TATACTCTCTTTCAGTGTTGCCACGTTTATACTCATTTTATGATTTCAACATATCTAAGACTGGGCAGTGATCCTGTTGAATCTTATAGTATCTCAATAAACCTTGTTGGCACTAAAGTCCAACATGTTTCCCATTTTGTTCAAAATGAAGCAGTTTCATATTCCACACTATATGAGTGTAATCCAATATGAACAATAGtgatatatatacatgtgtgtgtaaatcagcAGGTCAGCAGCACTGATCTCACAGATGTCTTTGTATCATTCACTGTTCACCTCACTGGTGACTATttactgccatctagtggctgACTCAGACTGATCAGTGTCAAACAGGCGCTTAGCTTTTCAATGAAGACACAGGTgccaaataatgaaatacataaCGGCTGAATTCGTCAGTCtcagaggaggtgcatgcagATCAATAGATTTGTCTGTAATAAAATTAGAAACTAataaacacacaaggagcaagATGCTGCTTGCTCCAGAGTCATAGCAGGTTGGAGGCACCACCCTGTGGAGTCAGACTGTTCCCTGTTATTAATGGTAGAGGGTTGCTGCTGTTCTCTCAGAATAATGTGATGTAGCTGATGGTAATACAGAGCTTTTCAGAAGAAAAATCAGCTGTATCAAACCAACAACCACTTGCTGCTTACTCAATTCCTTGTTATAATgaactaaaacaaaactatgGGGAAATTATTCAGATCAAACGACCACAACATTGTTCTAATTGAATCTATTGTGTGCATAGTATAAGCCTAATTTATTCCcatgaatttaaaatgtcaaacactttTCAATCAGGCTATTATTTGCTCTGGATCCACAACAAAGTATTAGtttgaattcatatttaaatcTCAACAAATAACATAAGACTTAGCTGTTGATATATTTCTACCTGCACAGaggaagcagacacacacactcaatcaaTTTAGCAGAAATAAACTGTagctgcaacaacacaaatgaaCTATATAAcgtttattaaaatatataaaagacaaaatacataTATGCATAATATATCCATGATGAAatatgcatatacagtataataattatacaataaaaatgtgtttacatatatagatttttttatacatatagcaagatatttttgcattaaaacTGGCAGTGGTGATTTTatactccctccctccccaaaCAGGAAGCCCCTCAGTCCACATCCGGTCCCCCAGAGGAGGACGCCTCTGTGAAAAGCTTGAGAGCAGCAGCACCTTTTACACCTGAGATCCGTGTTTTTGGAAAGGTCtcacacagaacaacacaccTACTCTGATATACAGTAAAGCTTCCTGGGACTTCAACCAACAGCAACAAGAGGGAAAAGGGTGTCCTTCGATCCGCTTCTTCCTGGTATTTGTGCCCTTACTGAAAACAGGTAATGATCGCAGCAGTCCCAGCGGAATATCCACAAAAAACTTCAAAGCTGTGCCACACGTATTTTTGTTATTACACAATAACTTCTGAATACATCCTTCTGGTCCTTTATCATCTGGCATCACACAGGCACCATTCCTCAGTACTCATCTGATCTCAGGATATATCTGAATAGCTTgcaagagaataaaaagatcCTGGACAGAAAGTGAGACTCTCCCGTGGGATGACGTCAAGTCCTTTAGACTGGTGTGGTCGCTTGTGGTTGGTCCTGTACAGTTTGAGTCACTGCACACTGAGGGCGGTCATGTCTGGTGGTAatggtggtagtggtggtggtggtggtgttcgTGGTGATGGTGGTGCTCGTGGCGTTGGACCATGGGCACCACAAACCCCGGGCTCCCAGGGGGGCCAGACGCCTGCTCTCTCTCCATGCTTGGCAGCACAGGAGGTTGCTGCTGCGGCTGCGACTGAGGGGTTTTGGTCGGGGACAGGGCCTCCCTGGTTCTGGCCCTCAGGCGCTTACTGTGGCTGTATTGCAAAGGGTGCTGATGGTGGCTGGAGGGTTGGGTTTGGTGCGGTAAGTGGTACACATCCTGACCTCCGTGGCCTGCTGTAGTTTGCAGAGGGGGGTGGTAGCCATGACATTTAGTGGATTTGCCGCCACCGCTGACCCCGTTATTTCCTCCGCTTCCCTTATAGTTTCCTTTGGGCGATTTGAGGTACTGCGTGCCCCTGCTTCGAGACTCTGTGGGGTTGTAGCTATCGCTGATGACCTGTGAGCGGCGCTGGTGAACAACTTGTGGTTCTGGTTCCTGGGAGCGGGAgcggctctggctctggctttGGCTCTGGCTCTGGGAGCTCCGTCCCTGAGGCTCCTGGGGAGGGTAGGCAGGGGTGGTGCCTGAAGGCAGAGACAGAAGGTCAGTTTGTCATTGTAATATAATCATGAAGACTTAATATTGTACATTTAGTacattcacaacaaccagcaggGTATAACACACGATGAAATGACACTTACCATCAAATCTGGAGGTGTAGTTCTCTATACCAGCCAGGTCCAGGTAGtgattcctcctctctgtgttctcATCCACACAGTAATGCTGACCCTCAGTGGCCGGCGCCTCATTGCTCTGCCCTTTGCTGCTGAAAAtggaagaaatatatatatatataaatatatataagtgGCCAACACTTTTACACATCTAATCCTGGGTAGGAACTGACCTGATGTATGAGGACAGTCGTTTGTCCGCTGAGCGCCCCCCCTCGTCCTGGTGACTGCGATCTAAACGGAGAAAACAAAAGATCAGAACAGCAAAAAGTGTTCAGCAACATCCAAATTTACTGACAGAGAGATTGGGTTTTTACATAAAATCCACTTTAACCATAATTGTTTGTTACATTTGCTAATTCACATAATCACTCACATATTTCAGTGAGTAGCTGATAGGTCCAAACGTACATGCAGACCATTAACAAGGCAGAACAAATCTGaaaatttacagaaaaatatGTGACGGTACAGGCCACTCCTGTTAATTGTTGAGTGCACTGCACAAACATCAGAACAGAGACTGTTAACCCCCACTACACTGTACTGAGAGTGGTTAGATGTGGGTTTCAGAATTAAAACTATTCCCCCAAATCTACAAATCTATGAGACATCCTGAGTCGTCACACTGCATATTTGAAACTTAAATAACTTTTAGTTGtaaatttcagttttaatcTCATTTACCTGCTCCTGTTTCTCTTCGGTGGCACCTTGGCTCTGGAGTGACGGTCAGCTTGACCCGCAGGGTCTTGCTCTTGTTGTGGCAGGAGTGATTCACTGAGGCGTCCACTACATCATAGATGGTGTGCATCAGACTGGACATGTCCTATAGCGACAGGAAGAGCACACTGTTGGTATTTGATCAATATCATCAATACAACGAGTAGTACTCTGTAGTATACACCAGGTACAACATATTCACCTCCTTTGTGACTTTCCCACTGTTGTCAAAGTCATAGAGGGTGAAGATCCATTCCTGGCGATTGTCGTCCTCCACAGAGACATCACACTCCAAGTCCtgtagacacaaacacatgagctGAATATCTTTTATATCCTAACTATCTATActataaatgtacattttggAAAACATTGAGCTGAAGACCAAACTAAGGAGTATTTCCTACAACAGGGGGCAGCAAAGTACACAAGATTCACCCCCATACTTATGATTCCATCCACTCTGATCTGAATGCTTGAGATTTATCTTCAGGTGACTTTAAAGAGGTCCTTACAAAGCAAAAATAAGCAAGATCAACAACTTAAAAATCGTATATATCCAGAGAAATATGTACGGAGAGCTGAGAGGATGGTGCTGAATTTATCAATAAAAATCCATTCAGCTGCTTTCAccttgtgtgtgggggggagcgGAGAGAAAAGGGTGCTAGCCGAGAGCATGTCCACTATGACTTTGTATTTCTACCTTCTTCCAGGAAAAATGAGCGCAACCACTCTCAGTTACAACTTTTTGGCAGTAACATTGATTCAGATGTATCTAGTAACATGGCCAtaattggaaaaataaacatctggaaTATAGGCCCTGCTGCAGGCACGGTGCAGCGCTGACACTGTGTGAAAGCCAGTGTACATTTACAAGGGAGGAGACCCCTGAGAGAGAGGCAGCGCTTTACGGTTCTATAACATCTCCCCAGCTCGCATATCCAGCAGTGATCACCAAAGGGCAGATCTAAGCACTTCTCCAAAACATCCAAGTCTAAACATTACAAtctattttttctatttattggTCCCCAAATTCAATCAGGATATGGTCTGGAGCAGTGtcaacatacagacagatgttctGTGCGCGGGTGAGGGGCACACAGCGGTGGCTAGGATAGAGGTTACCCACcatgcatttattttctaaGTTCTATGTTTAAATAACTTTCACTCACCgaaacacacaacagtttcAACACTCCCAGCTCTGAGCGCATGACTTAGGAGAGACCTTTTCCTGACTTGAAAAATTCTGTCATGTGAAGCAAGACCGGTTCCCTGTTGAAACAACTGATCTGCACCAGCCAAGACAGCATGGATGGTATTCTTGTAGACTATAGGTCAGTTAAGTGGGGATGGCTAAGTCCAACTGGGGATCAAATCTGTGTCCCCCAATTGGAGAAAACCAGATTTTTGGGTTATGGCTAGGAGTAGGGTTAGGCAAGTGGTGGTTACACTGAGCGTTAGGGTAGGTCTCTAAGAAATGAATGCAAGCTCTAACTACTAAGGTTAAGCGGctggagtgagtgagagagttgTTCCACATTGCCTGTGCCTCATTTGGTGCTGTAATACCATGCCCAGGTCCTCAGGACTAGATAAATAGGAATAAACGCTCCCCCTTAATAATTATTGTCCCAATGCAACTGAGGTGTAATTAGAAGCACGTAAAGGAATCTCAACGTTAGTTCAATATGCACACATCTTGCAGAACAGGCCTGGAATGTTAATTTAACTCGACACACAGCTCATGTAAAACACAATCCGTCACTGCTTACATCCAGACTGATGCGTTTCTTCCCAGCGGCTTTGGAGGCATCTCTGAgtatctctcgctctctgtcctCTGCGTGCAGGTACTGCAGGTAGCTCTCGCAGCCCTCAGCTTTCTCCGGAGGAAGAACCACTGTCGATGCAAGAGGAAACAGTCAAGTTCTGAACAAAAGTAGTGTTTTCTCACCCGGAAAATAGgcaaatgtttgtgtgcttctCTAACGCAGAAAATATCAAGGCCTCACTAAACCAAAACCTTCAATTAGAACCCCTTGTTCATGTGCTTATAAATGTGGTATTCACATACAAAATACCATTcattcaaaaaggaaaaaaaatgttttctctttttgtatttttgtgtccaTAATACATGTGCATCAGTGTCTCTTTTTGGCAGTATATATACTAGCCCACAAAATGTAACCGTAACATCTTGATATTGGACTTAGTGGCTTTTAACTGTTCAAACTCTGATTAGAGATGAGATTATGAgaaagatttttaaatgtgcttgTGATGTCCAGGAAATCCTTTACAGTCTTTTGTTTAGTATTGGGTATCATGTGATTGCATTTCTGATGTTAGCCTCATTGTAAATAATCACTGCACAGAGCAGTACTTTCTATGGTCCATGAAGCTTCTTTAGTTGTAATGAAAACTTAGGCAGATGACAAAACTGCTTTTTTCATCATGCAAAATTACACAATCATCCTGAAATAACATGAACTTTGTGAATGGTATAGAGATGTTGTATATACCACGTTTCATGCTGTGTTATTTATGGAGTCATACATACCAATTTCTCATACATACTAATCTTTCATACAATGTCGGATCTCTTTCCTGCACCATAAAATATTCAAGGATTGTTTTTCGCACAAAGCTTATCAACGAGTGAAAAGACATCGTTCTCCACCTACCCTCTAGGGGACAGTGTTGATCTCTGAATTGTCCTTCCTTCAGCACACCATTTGAGAACTCCTGGGacaagggaagagaggagaggaggaggaggaggagaagggggggttGAGAGATGTAAGTGAATCTACAGTTcagaccacagacacagagaaaacaaacagttccAGCTAAAGCATTTCCTACTCAGATGAGAGGGAGCGGGCTGGAGGCTCCAGCGCCGCCAAACACTTTGAACATCTGCACGCTTATTGTGTTTCACTGTCTGGGATACAGCGAGCGCAGCCGCAGCCAAGCTTTCAAGATTCCTCCAAGCCCTTCAAATGGACCTCTCGCATccatccaaaaaaaaaaaccttaatgCACTTCATCATCtgagctctttctctctcgctctctctagCTGTTTATTCTCATCCTGCCTGACATGGAACCCACTGAGAAGTGTTTGATGGAAGAAGTCCAGGGTttaggaaaaaagaaaaaaagttttgttgtgtttctcattgAAAACTTGACTCTGAGTTTATGGTTTATGTAAAACAAACCTCACAATGAGCTCTCAGcaacatgtgtgtatttattttgaatggAGAATAATTGCCAGATGGAAATTTCCATGCAGATAGGATGGGACTGATTAAATACACAATTCCAATGCCATAAAACAAAAGTggggcagagggggaggaaggggaaaaaGGCTCCACCGTCATATGTGAATAATCTATATCCTGCATAAAACAGAACCACAATGTATTCATAACCATCCCACACATGTGCTAATACAGAGGGTCcccattcacacgcacacacacacacatacacacacacagccattcTTACAACTGGATTGTGGAAACAATGAAAATTAAGTGTAGCACAGGCCCTAAACCACAAGTATTTAAACAACAAATGATTCAACTTATTTACGTCATTCTCAGTCCTCTaagctgctccacacacactttgaaataaaatctCACCAGACTGAATCAAGGAGGCCCACTGAAAcgagacaaataaaaaacagatagATGCTCGAAAACAAAAGAACTCCATGTACCTTCAACAGAGCGGAGGCTCAAGCGAGAGTCAGAACATCTGCATGCGTTTAGGTGAaccaactcccccccccctcttccttccctcttcccctctttctcaGAGTAATGACAGCGCCAGGGCCTGTGGTTCTATTTAACAATCTTATACCCCGTGATTATTCCTCACTTCTGAGGATGATACCTCCAGCCTGTAATCTAGGCCTTGACCTTCACTGCTGAAGGGGGGAGCCACTTGAGTCTCAGGGTCAAGGCTCGGACACCTCCCCCTGCAAATTGGCCaccagagacactgagagaacACAGCGAAAGAATGGGAGTCGAGCCtcggggagaggaggaggaggaggaggaggggagcgaCACAGAAGAGGGGCAGGAAGTAAAACGGGaggaataaagaataaagaatgaaGCGGAGGAAAGGGAGCACAAAGggggaaaggagggaaggaaacatAAGAGGAACAAAGATGGAAGGGGAGAAATGCAGATAAGgagtggaggcagaggaggatgcGATGTGTTTGAAAGGAGATAGGGCCTATCTATTGCTGACTTCAGTTCCTGGTGGGATGGAGGTGGGTTTGCTGGAAGGCTGCTGGGAGAGGTGCAGACAACCGGTGCCACTCCCTGGGCCCCAAACAAGCAGCAACCTTAAATCACAGAAATCTAGAGAAACGACGGGAGCGTTTGTGCGTCCCTATGCATCCTCCTTTTTTGGTTCGTGTAGCCAAGTTGTTGTTTCCCTCCTGCGCTGGATGCTTTCATCTCCCCCTCTTTGTAGCGCAGTCCCCTAATGAAGGGCAGTGTGTAAGGATGAGGGagttcacacagacactgttaCGCAGCTCAGAGGAACATCAAAAGCAACCATTGATTCTTCTCATCCTCGTTCCCATGAGGCTGCAGAGCAAGGTAGAGGCACCTCCAAATGAAAGACGGGATTCAGCCTCGACTGTAATGAAATGAAGCCAATAAACCGACTGCCAAAAGACAGCCCCGTCTCTAATTAAAATTCAGATATCAGGAGACGTCTTGCTGACTGCACGAGGAGAGAACCAGCGCTTATGTTGAACACATggctcccccccctccacacacacacacctccattaCATCCATTTGGGAGAGCTAATGAGAGAGCAAAGCTGGGTCTGACCACAGTCTGCAAGTTTAATGTCGAAACACATGGCATCTCCATCCCCATCGCCCACGGTGTCGGGCTCAAATCTGCCCACCACATGTGTAATTAACTTAGCTCTGGCATCTAGCAGCTCTCATTCTTTCACTATCAGATCACAAACGGCTCCGGAGGCCGCCCGAATGTGTTAGCACTTTGGGGGCAAAGCATTCCTTGCTTTCCACCAGTGGCGTATACACCTGAAACCTGTCGTACATCCACATCCACGCAGTGTGTGATATTAGCTATGGGTGGGAGGGAGGTAGATGAAAACATTGCATGTGCGGGACAAACACTTCAAGCAGGCTGACAGGGAAGTGATAAGGTGTTGGATCTCcgttgtctttaaaaaaaacagtgcatTGGAAATAAGCGCTGACAGCGTTCCATGTAAACAGGCTCCGTCTCCCAGACGTCTTGAcataagagacagacagagacggtGTGTGATGTTTGTTCCTGTTTAATGCAGCAGTTCTGCCAAGCTTCCCTAAAGCCTCAGCCTACTGCCAGACTTTTATGTGGGATAGGGTAACCAGCAGCTTTCATTGCTCCCTACCAGGTGACATCAGACATCCCCcagcagtctctctctcactctctgcctGCTTACCACCCATCCTCCCACTGGAAAACACTGCACATCTTTGTTTtaacacccccccaccaccaccaccaccaccaccaccaccaccaccacccttcTCTCTCAAGCTCAGGCCCCTAATACAGACTTCTTTTTAGTCCATTCTTCAAATCATGTGCCGCACAACAGTTTTTTTGAAAAACTGCATCTTCAAAAACAAGGGAGGCTAACATTAAGATTGTTTACACAGCTCCTCTGGCCTCAGGGTATGAAATATGGCAACTTGATCAGAAGTGTGGATGCGTATCCGAGTGCAAATATatgctggggaaaaaacacaaaaacaggatACTGTCTGGAAGCTTCCTCATGTCATTTCAAAGCTTTGTGGTTTTCCGAAATACTTCAAATagcttctttttgtttttcgaTAAAGCTGTAGTTAGTATAAAAAGAACTTAGCTGGTGGTTAGTAGGTGAAGCAACTgtacatttaattatttcttttgtcccccccaaaaaatctgtTTCCCTTAAATTGTAGTGTGCAGTCCATTGTCCAAACCAGGCCAACAATCTCAGTTATTTCCTTTATTTGATGCAGAGGGGGCCTTGGGAGACGAACCGTGGCCAAACAGTGGAAGTTCTCCAGGATGTACTGTTTCTAGAAATAAAAAGTCACCTGGAACGGACACTTAAGGGACGCCACATGCAGGAAAGCCTTGATGACCAGCAGCCAACCAGCATCCCTCCTCCCACGGGCCATTAATTGGGAATGGTTGTGGGCGACGCTGATGAAAACGAGGATTGAGAAGTATCACTATAAAGAAAGGAACACCAGTACGTAAACAATCTACATACTCCTCGCCGCAGAATGAAACCGGAGAGGTAGCGGGGCCATTGAGAAATAAAAGCCCTCCATTCCGAGAGAAACCAACTTGGCCTTGACTCAAAACCAGATGTGAGCGGTCATATActgaggagaggcagagggagacgaGGGGTGGAGGGTGGGGGAAGGGGCTGAAAATATGGGGAGCtacagggagagaaggaggcctGTTGCACAACTTGTCTCTTCTCCTGCAAGACAGTAAAAGAACAATATGTTGGTCTCTTGACGGCTGAACAGAAAGCCCCCTCTTCTTAAGGCCCGTCAGGCCTCGGCTTTCATTCCAGGTCAGGGTAATTATGGTGCTCAGGAGTCAACAGAGCGCACTGGCCTCACCTAGTAGTGagcagcaatattaaaataaacagcgTTGCACATACTGCTGGATCTGAGTTACTCCGCTTATTAAAGTTCATtgtaattacagtaaaaacacaagctTAGACCATGTTTTTACTATTCAGTTTATAACCATGCGTTGCTAACATGACTGAGCCAAGGACCCTCAGTAAAGGTTTGGAGCTGTTTCAAGTTCAGCCTCAAAAATCTCCAAATTTTGAATGCTTGTCATTAGAGGACGGCTCAAATATGCCTTTGTCCACTAATCAGGGTATTTTATCTATGTATCAGTGTGCCACAACATGTCTCCCTGTGAATGGAAAGGAGATCAGAGCAGAATGCCATCCTGTTATCTGGACCGGCCCCGTGTGGCCGAGATGTCCCAGATATGGCGCTCACAGGGTGGTGGGATTCTCGCTGAGGTCAAACAGGAGGCAGAACCTCTCCCCTTGGCAGGACATGAATCAACGGGGCGAAGCCTCTTTGGTACCAGTGTAACAACAGCTGTGAGGAGAGATGAGCGTGCCTGCCTGTCTATGTAAGAGCAGCATGTAAACCACTGAAAGTCACCCGCTCCCTCTTCAATCAGGAAAGACTATCTGCTAAACTCCACACGCCCCTGCAAACCCCTCCTCGCAGCATCAGCGCTCTTTCACTTTGCTCACGACCTGCTGGACGGCATAAACAAAGATTAGCATCGCTGGCTGACCACCCTGCATCTGTCACCGGTGTTCTGTAATCAGTTCGCCTTCATTAAAGCAGGCTTTGATAGGAGTCTGATGTAATGAGCGCCCTCCCCTCAGCTGTCACACAGGCAGCTACTGTCGGGACTTGGAAACCATGTGTTTCATACCAGCGAGTGGATTCACACTCCTGAATCTGGGTTAggcaaatgtattaaattatagACGTAGCAGATCATAACACAGTTCATGTATTTGATCGGTTactggaaagggaaaaaaaacaaagtggttGTCATGGTTCAGTACGTCTGAAACACCCAAAAAACTGAAGGAGGTTTTAAAACCTGATGCCACACACATTATGACAGCTCCACAGAGAGCATGTTGCTTTAATTCAGA
Above is a genomic segment from Hippoglossus stenolepis isolate QCI-W04-F060 chromosome 8, HSTE1.2, whole genome shotgun sequence containing:
- the nkd2b gene encoding protein naked cuticle homolog 2-like isoform X2; its protein translation is MGKLQSKHACKRRENPEGDSFVVNAFLRKGMEECERYNATDHKLKNMQEFSNGVLKEGQFRDQHCPLEVVLPPEKAEGCESYLQYLHAEDREREILRDASKAAGKKRISLDDLECDVSVEDDNRQEWIFTLYDFDNSGKVTKEDMSSLMHTIYDVVDASVNHSCHNKSKTLRVKLTVTPEPRCHRRETGADRSHQDEGGRSADKRLSSYISKGQSNEAPATEGQHYCVDENTERRNHYLDLAGIENYTSRFDGTTPAYPPQEPQGRSSQSQSQSQSQSRSRSQEPEPQVVHQRRSQVISDSYNPTESRSRGTQYLKSPKGNYKGSGGNNGVSGGGKSTKCHGYHPPLQTTAGHGGQDVYHLPHQTQPSSHHQHPLQYSHSKRLRARTREALSPTKTPQSQPQQQPPVLPSMEREQASGPPGSPGFVVPMVQRHEHHHHHEHHHHHHYHHYHQT
- the nkd2b gene encoding protein naked cuticle homolog 2-like isoform X1, which codes for MGKLQSKHACKRRENPEGDSFVVNAFLRKGMEECERYNATDHKLKNMQEFSNGVLKEGQFRDQHCPLEVVLPPEKAEGCESYLQYLHAEDREREILRDASKAAGKKRISLDDLECDVSVEDDNRQEWIFTLYDFDNSGKVTKEDMSSLMHTIYDVVDASVNHSCHNKSKTLRVKLTVTPEPRCHRRETGADRSHQDEGGRSADKRLSSYISSKGQSNEAPATEGQHYCVDENTERRNHYLDLAGIENYTSRFDGTTPAYPPQEPQGRSSQSQSQSQSQSRSRSQEPEPQVVHQRRSQVISDSYNPTESRSRGTQYLKSPKGNYKGSGGNNGVSGGGKSTKCHGYHPPLQTTAGHGGQDVYHLPHQTQPSSHHQHPLQYSHSKRLRARTREALSPTKTPQSQPQQQPPVLPSMEREQASGPPGSPGFVVPMVQRHEHHHHHEHHHHHHYHHYHQT